The Armatimonadota bacterium genome segment CTCTTGCCGGGCATGTTCGGGAAAAACTTCTTCATCACGCCCTGGTGCATCGGCGACGTGTACCAGGCGTTGACGGCGGCTTTGTTCTCGAACCACGCGAACACGGTCATCTTGCCACCGGGGAGTATGGCCTGTGTGACCTCGATGCATCCGGGCGTCGCCTTCAATCCGGCTACCAGGTCAGGAAAGTCGGCCAAGGTCTGCTTCTGGCCAGCCTTTTGGTCTTGCGCCGAGGCAGGCCGGCTCGAGACTCCGAACCCTATACCGGCGATGAGGGCGACGGTGGCAATTACGGCTGTCTTGGCTTGCATGGTCGAGGTACGAGAGTGCCGCTTTAGAGGTTTCAGCCTGTGGGTCCGGCGATGTTCATCCAACCGCTATCACTGTGTGGAGGGTCCAAACTCTTCAAGAGCTTCTTAGCCCCTTGCTGCGCATCTGCTCACTGATGTTCGGCGCGTACATCCGAACAACAGTGCCACGCGTCCACACGGGCAAATCAGAATCCGTCAACCGCAAGCGGCTGAGGGATAGAGTCAGATCAGTTCGTACCGCGTGTTGCGCTGTCGTGCTTTGTAGCCAGCATCGGTGATCAACCGCTCGAACTCTTCGGCGTTGAGGATGAACTTGTTGCCGGCGGCGGACACCACGTTCTCCTCGATCATGGTGGAGCCGAAGTCGTCGGCCCCGTAGCCCAGCCCGATCTGCGCGATCTTCGGCCCTTGGGTGAGGATCGATAGCTGCAGGTGGTCGAAGTTGTCGAGGAACACGCGCGAGACGGCGATGGTGCGCAAATAATCAAACGACGACGCCTTGCGCTCGATCGGGAGGTTCGTCTCTTCTGGCTGAAAGTTCCAGGTGACGAACGCGCGGAACGGCTGGCACTCGTCTTGCAGGTCGCGGATGCGGCCGAGGTGCTCGACGCGGTCGGCCATCGTTTCGACGTGGCCGAACATCATCGACGCCGAAGACTTCAGTCCCTGAGAAGCGGCCGCGCGCATGCATTCCAGCCACTCGTCGGTCGTGTCCTTATAAGGAGCGATGATCTTGCGCACGCGATCGACTAAGATCTCACCGCCGGCGCCCGGCACGGAGTTCTGCCCGACAGCTTTCAATCGCTCCAAAGTTTCTTGCAAAGTCAGCTTCGAGATGTGCGCAATGTAGATCAATTCAGCCGGCGACAGCGCGTGCAGATCGACCATTGGAAACTCCTTCTTCACGGTCGAAAAGATGTCCTCGTACCAGTCGATCTTCAGCTTAGGGTTGCAGCCTCCTTGGAACAGGATCTCCGTCCCGCCCTGCTCGACCGTGTCGCGCACCTTCTCCAAAATCTCATCGGTAGAAAGCGTGTACCCCTCCTCGTGGTTCGGCACGCGGTAGAACGCGCAGAACTTGCACCGCACCCAGCAGACGTTGGTGTAGTTGAGGATGCGGCCGATGACGTAAGTCACGACTTTAGGGTCGGTCCTTTGACGTCGCCGGTGGTCTGCCAAAGCCGCGAGGTCGTTCAAGTTCGGGTGATAGAACAAGAACTCGGCGTCTGCAGGGGAGATCCGCTCGTCGGC includes the following:
- the mqnC gene encoding dehypoxanthine futalosine cyclase, encoding MAATAVPDLTIDSIADKVFADERISPADAEFLFYHPNLNDLAALADHRRRQRTDPKVVTYVIGRILNYTNVCWVRCKFCAFYRVPNHEEGYTLSTDEILEKVRDTVEQGGTEILFQGGCNPKLKIDWYEDIFSTVKKEFPMVDLHALSPAELIYIAHISKLTLQETLERLKAVGQNSVPGAGGEILVDRVRKIIAPYKDTTDEWLECMRAAASQGLKSSASMMFGHVETMADRVEHLGRIRDLQDECQPFRAFVTWNFQPEETNLPIERKASSFDYLRTIAVSRVFLDNFDHLQLSILTQGPKIAQIGLGYGADDFGSTMIEENVVSAAGNKFILNAEEFERLITDAGYKARQRNTRYELI